From the genome of Pseudomonas sp. WJP1:
ACGGCACGGTTACCGTTGGCATCACGGCGTTTGCCCAACAGGCATTGGGGGATGTGGTGTTCGTTCAGGTGCCTGAATTGGGCAGCTTCGACGCCGGTACCGAAGTGTCGGTCGTGGAGTCGGTGAAAGCCGCCAGCAGCATCGGCATGCCGCTGGACGGTGAGGTGCTGCACGTGAATTCGGAACTGGACAGCAACCCGGAGCTGGTCAACGAAGACCCGCTGGGCGAAGGCTGGTTCTTCCGTTTCCAGCCAAGCGACGCATCGGCTGTCGCCAAACTGCTGGACCAGGCCGCCTACGACCGCCTGATCCAAGAACAGACCGACGCCTGAGGACTGCCCATGACCACCCTCCTCGACACCCGTAACGAATTCATCGCC
Proteins encoded in this window:
- the gcvH gene encoding glycine cleavage system protein GcvH, which gives rise to MSELRFTVEHEWLRTEADGTVTVGITAFAQQALGDVVFVQVPELGSFDAGTEVSVVESVKAASSIGMPLDGEVLHVNSELDSNPELVNEDPLGEGWFFRFQPSDASAVAKLLDQAAYDRLIQEQTDA